A segment of the Streptomyces sp. NBC_00376 genome:
ACGCCGCGTTCCCGCAGTTTCCGGACGCGTTCATGAGTGGCCCCGGCCGAGAGCCCGACGGACTTGCTCAGCGCGGCGTAGGACCGGGTGGCGTCCTGCTGGAGCTGCGCCAGCAGGACGCGGTCGATGTGATCCACGACTCTCCAATCCGTGTTCGGCAGACATTCGCTCGAACCATATGTCATCTTGCGGTCGGTGCTGGATGCCGTAGATTATTCGGCACCTTCTGGGAGGGATGGACACCATGACCAGCGAACGCCCCTTGCTGTACGAGGCCCTCGACGACCGGTTCCGCACCGGGCGGTGCATGAACGGCGATGCGGGTCTTGAGGTCCTGTACACCGGCTGCCGTTGGGCCGAGGGGCCGCTCTACGTACCCGCCTGGCGGCAGCTGGTCTGGAGCGACATCCCCAACGACCGGATGCTGCGCTGGGACGAGGAGACCGGCGCCGTCGGTGTCTTCCGCCGCTCGGCGGGGCATACGAACGGCAACACCCTCGACCGCGAGGGCCGGCTCGTCACCTGCGAGCAGGGCAACCGCCGGGTTACCCGTACCGAACACGACGGCACGATCACCGTGCTGGCCTCCCACTGGCAGGGCAGACGCCTCAACAGCCCGAACGACGCGACGGTGAAGTCCGACGGCTCGATCTGGTTCTCCGACCCGGACTTCGGCATCACCAGCGACTACGAGGGCCATCGCGCCGAGAGCGAGATCGGCTCCAACAACGTCTACCGCATCGACCCGTCCACCGGTGAAGTGCGCCTGGTCGCCGACTGTTTCGGTGCCCCGAACGGCCTGGTCTTCTCGGCCGACGAGCAGCGGCTGTTCGTCTCCGACACCAGGGCGGGCCTCATCCGGGTCTTCGACGTGCGCGACGACGGCACGCTGTCGGACGGCGAGATCTTCGCCGTGGCCAAGGCCCGCCCGGCGGCCCGCTTCGACAACCTCCGCTTCGACGACGACGGCCGGCTCTGGGCCGCCGCGCTGAACGACGGAGTGCACTGCTACGACCCGGACGGCACCCTGATCGGGCGGCTGGACATCCCCGAGGCGGTGGCCAACATCTCCTGGGGCGGCGCCAAGCGCAACCGTCTCTTCATCACCGCCGAGACCAGCCTCTATTCGGTGGTCATGAGCGTCACCGGCACCCACCCGACGGGCCCGGGGCAGCGGCCCTGGCCGCCCTCCGCCGGGTGAACCGGCACCACCGCGACCACCTGGAACAGCCCGCGTCCCGTCCGCCGTCCGGGTCCGAACCGGCGGGTGCCCGACGGGCGGTCACGCCGGCGTCGGCGGGGTGAAGATGCGGTCCAGGTGGTGGCGCAGTACCTCGGCGGCCGATTCCGCCGGCCGCTGGCCCACCAGGATGCTGGTGCCCATGCCGGCCGCCATGGCGAGCAGGCCGATGGCCTCCGTGCGGGCGTCCACCCCGGGATCGGCGAGACCGGCCTCCTGCGCCTGTCGCAACAGGCCGGTCAGGGCGTCCTCGGCGGCGTCCGGGTTCGCGATGAACGGCTGGGCGGCCAAGGCCTCGTCGGTCACGGACAGGATCGCGTACGAGCTGTAGAGGAGGTGGAAGGTCCGGCCCTCCTCGTCGGTCGGGAGAGAGGTCAGCAGCAGCGCCTCGGCGGTCGCGCGCGGGCCCGGAGCCGTACCGCCGGCCTGCAGGCGGGCGCCCACCCGTGCGGTGAACCGGTCGGTCAGGTGCTGGAGCCCGTAGAGCAGCAGCTTCTCCTTGGTCCCGAAGTAGTACTGCACGAGCCGCAGCGACACACCGGCCTCGGCCGCCACGTCCCGCATGCCGACCGCGTGCAGTCCGCGCCGCCCGGCTACCCGGACGAGCGCCTCGGCGATCTGCCCCCGCCGTTCCTCGTGGTCCACGCGTTTCGGCATGCTCTCGTGTCTCCACCCGTCGGTCGCGCCTGCGTGGTCCGGCTGCCCGGACGCCTTCATGGTACCGCTGTACCAACGTAGTGATACGGTCGTATTACGAAGGGCGAGAACGAAGCACGAAGTGCGAAACGCGAAGAACGAGATCCTCACCGGAGGTGCCGCCGTGCCCGAAAACACGACCCGCGTACGCCGTGACATCGGCCGATACGCCAACGACACCCTGCGCGACCGGTACTTCGCCGCCTGCGATGCCGTTTACGCGCTCGGCGCCCCGGCCCGTTCCGAGACGGACGTCGAGACCGCCTTCGGCACGACCCACGTCTACCGCTACGGCTCCACCGACCCGGCCGCCGAGTCCCGCACCCCGGTCGTCCTGATCCACGGCTCCGGCGGCTGTTCCGCGCAGTGGTACCCCAACACCCGAGCGCTCGCCGCCGAGCGCCCCGTCTACGCCCTGGACACCCCCGGCGACCCCGGCCGCAGCGTGCACCGGGAACCCATGTGGCAGCCCGAGCGCGCCGCCCAGTGGATGGACGAGGCCCTGGACGCGCTGGGCCTGGACCGGATCCACCTCGTCGGCTCCTCCTACGGGGGCTGGCTCGTCATCAACCAGGCACACCTGCGCCCCGGACGACTCGCCTCGGTCACCGCCCTCGACCCGGGCGGCCTGGAGAAGGTCGGCCTGCGCTTCTTCGTCTGGATCTTCGCCAGCCTCTTCGCCACCTCCGCGCCCAAGGCGCTGCGCCCCCGTCTGGCGGCCTGGCTGGAACAACCGGTCCTGATCGTCCCGGAGTTGCGCGCGATGATCCGCTCGGGCGTAAGGGCCTTCCGTATCCGCCGCCCCGCGCCCCTGCCCCTGTCCGACGACCAACTGGCCACCATCCGCACCCCGTTCCACCTGATCATGGGCAAGCGCAGCCTCCTGGTGCACCCGAAACGGCAACTGGAACGGGTACCGCGCCTGATCCCCGGAGCCCGAGCCGAAATCATCGCCGCGACCGGCCACGGCCCGCAGATCGACCACCCCGACCTGATCAACGACCGGATGCTGGACTTCATGAAGGACACGGACGCATGACACCGCGCGGCTCCGTGCCCCGCGCCGCGTGAGTCCTGCAGATCAGGCGGTCTCCAGGACGACGGTGGGGAGCGGGGCTTCCAGGATCCGTGTGCGGGGCAGTGTGAGGGCGAAGTGCCCTTCGAGGACGGCGAGGGCGATGCGGTGCGCGTCCTGGCGGGGCGGAGTCCAGCCCCCGGGCCAGCAGCACGCTGTAGCCCCCGAAGGCGATCGACCGGGGGCGGCGAGCCAGGCTATTCCATCGGTCATGGAGGTCATGGCGGTCATCATGACGCGCCTCTCACCTCTCACCTCTCGCGAAGGACGCCGACTTGCCGGCCACGTCTGGCAAGTCGGCCATTAGGAATTCAGCCAGGTCCGATCGCTTTGTGCCATTCGTCGGCAACCTGCCTCCGGTATCGCCGAGGTGCGGCTACACAGGAGGGCCGGGGTGGCGCGCAGCCTTCCCGATGTGGTGATGGGTCGGCCGGTCGCCGGGGGAGGTCTGAGCGCTTGCTGAGCAACTACGTGGGTGCAGTGCTGCTGCTCGCAGTCGTCGTCCTGGCCGTGGGCTTCCCGGGCCGGCCCGGGAGTTGCGTCGCGCAGGTCGGCCGATGAGCACCGGCGCGCGCAAGAGGCGGCCGGGAGCGAGCAGACGCCCTGGCGGGGCCGGACGACCTGGGGCGACCGGACGCCCTGGGGCGGCCAGGCGACCGCCCGTGCGGCGGCGTCCCCGAAAGCGGGGCAAGTCGGGGCAGCGGGCGGACGGTCGGCTGATCGGGGCCCTGGTGGCCGTGGTGCTGGTGGTGGCCCTCGTCGACTGGCTGCTGGCCCACTGGTGGGTCCTGATCGTCGTGGCCGCGCTCGCGGTGGCGGCCGGCGGCGTGTGGCTGCGCCGGAAGCAGCAGCGGATGCTGTGGGAAGCGGTACGGGCCCGGGGCCTGCGGTTCGGGCTGTCCCAGCTGGACGCCCTGCACCACACCCGGTTCGAGGACGCGGTGCGGGACCTGATGTGCCGCGACGGCTGCCGGGACGCGGTCCGGGTCGGCGGTGGCGGGGACCTGGGCGCGGATGTGAAGGCGACCGATCCCTACGGGCGGCTCTGGGTGATCCAGTGCAAGCACCGGCGCGACGGCCTCGCCGGCTCCGCGGTGGGCACGCCGGACTTTCAGGTGCTCAACGGCACCGCACGCCAGGTCCACGGCGCCGATGTCGCGGTGATCGTGACGAACGGCCGGGTGACCGCACCCGCCGTGGCCTTCGCCGAGCAGCAGCGGCTGCATGTGGTCGACCGCCACACCCTCGCGGCGTGGGCGTCCGGCTCACGCCCGCTGTGGGAACTGCTCCGGGCCGTCCCGCCCCCTCGCAGGCCGACTGCGTAAAGCCGGGTGGAACCGCGTGGAACCACGCAGAAGTACGGGGTCCGCGCCCGGACTCGGATGTGCGACGAACACGCCGGGCGCGTAGCCGGAAAGGGCTGCTCGGGAACCCAGGGCGGCTCGGCCCATGTTCGAACCCGGACGGTAATCTTTTCGACCCGATCGGAAGGTGGCGCACGAACCCGCCCTTGCGCTTGACCAAAATATAGAAAATCGGCCGAAAATTGAGAAACATAACATCGCGGTCTTTTCCGCGAATAAATTACAGAACCGCGCTCTCCGTCTGGCGTCGACCACGGGCACGACTCTGGGCCGTGGCGGGTGTCGTGACCCTCGGTTTCCTCATCGCGCTGGAGATCGCCGCTCATCACTACGGTCTGCCGGGGCCGCTCGCCAGCCAGGCGAAGGAGGTGGTGGTCGCCCCCAAATCAGGCCCCCTGCTGTATGCCGGCATGGCGTTGATGATGCTGGTGCTCACCTGGCGGGAACGGTTCATCGCGCTCGGCGCCGCGATCGGTATCGACGTCGTCTTCTGGGTGGTCCGGTGGCTGGCCGATGCCGAGGTGACCGACGGCCACCCCTTCGGGAACGGCGCGTTGTGGGTGATCCTGGGCTGCGCGGTCATCGCCGTCACCCGCCGTACCGGCTCGGAACGCGTCCTGCTGCTGAAGGGCGTCGGGCTGGGCCTGCTGCTGGTGGCCGGCCGCAAGACCGGGGACACCTGGCTGCTCATCACCTCCAAGACCCGCCCGGAAGTGCTCGACCAGTACGTGGCGACCGCCGATCACGCGCTGGGGAACCCGTCGTGGCTGGTGGGCCGGCTCGTCACGGCCACCGGCCCGATCGGCTTCAACCTCCTCGACATCGTCTACGGGCAGCTCGCGGTGGCCGCGGTCCTGGTCACCCTGTACCAACTCCGCAACGTGGCGAACGAGCGCCGCTTCCCGGGCCACCACCTGGTGCGATCCTTCCTGGTGATCGGCCTCCTCGGGCCCGCCTTCTACATGATCTTCCCGGTGGTCGGACCGCTCTACGCGTACGGCACCGGCACCGAGCACTGGACATCCGTCAGCCTGTGGTGGTCGCAATCGCCGCCCACCGGGCAATGGGCGGTGGCCAACCTGTGGCCGGAGACGCTGCCACCGGTCAGTGCCCCGCACCACATGCCGTTCGACGGCATCACCCCGCGGAACTGCATGCCCAGCCTGCACACGGCGTGGGCCACCGCGATCTTCATCCATTCCCGGAAGGGCCCACGGTTCCTGCGGTACGCAGGAACGTTCTGGCTGATCGCCACGCTGACCGCCACGTTGGGATTCGGTTACCACTACGGCGCGGACCTCCTCGCCGGCGTGGTGTTCACGCTCACCATCGAGGCGGCCCTGCGCACGTTCGACCGCGGCTGGGACCGATCGGGGCTACGGGTGGTCGCCTACGGCGCGACCGTGTTCGCCGCGCTCCTGGTGTCCTATCGCTATCTGCCGCTGGAGATGGCGAAGCACCCGTGGCTGGCCGGACCGCTTCTCGTACTGGCGATGGTCTCGGTGATCTACGTGTACGTAAGAACCGTCGCACGGTGGGAACCGAGAACCGCCCCGACGCGGCAACCGGAATCGCAACCCGAACCGGCTTGAACCGATTTGAAAACCCTGCCGCACCGGGGTGCGGGATGAGCACTGCCCGAGCGGGGCCGGGACACCGGTACGCAGCGAAAGCCCCGCGCCCGGCCCCCCTGCCCCCGAGCCCTACCCGAAGCCGATGCACAGGTGACCGGTCAGAGCCGCGCAGGCCCATTCCTCCCAGGCGTCCGGGGACCAGCCGCGATCGCGGACGAAGACCAGGTACAGCTCGGGGCTGAGCAGCCCGTGCAGCAGGTCGGCGGCGCGGGCGGTGTCGACGGTCGGGGCGGGCGTCGGGCTCGGTGGTCAGTGCCTCCGCCGCGGCGTGCTGGACGGTGTGGCGAGGGTCCGGGCCGACGGACCACTCCGCGGCGATCTCTCACCGTTGCGACGCCTACGCGGCCGGCCGCACAAACGTGCCGCCCCCGGCGCACGGCTACTGATGTTCGGATACGGGCCCGAGGCCTTCGACGACCCGATCTCCGGCGTCACCGCCGACGAACCGCGCACCGGATTCACCCACTGGCAACTGACCGACGTGACACCCGGCACGAATGACGTCCCGACTTCCTGGTTCACGCTGCACCGCACCGCACCCCGCGTGAAAGCCGCCCGGCGCCGGCGGCGGTAGTAGGCCACCGTCACCACCGCGAGCAGCGGCCCCCAGGCGGGCAGCGGCAGATAGCAGGCGGTCATCACCCAGTAGTGGAAGCCCTCGGGCGAGCCGGCGGCGCGCACGTTCTCCACGCCGTTCCAGCTGAACGCACCGAGGAACGTGACGAGGGTGACGAGCGCCGCACCGCGGGGCCGCACGTCTCCGATCGCGGCGGGAGCGCATCTGGGGCAGGCTCGTGTGAGCGCGCGCTCATGACTCGGCCCCGCCCCGGAGCCGACGTGCGCCGCGATCCGCACCGCGACGCACCGGAGGTCCGCCCGTGCCGGTATCGAAGAACTCCAAGGTCCACCTGGTCGGCGGAGGCGTCGCCTCGCTCGCCGCCGCAGCCTTCCTCGTGCGGGACGCGGGAGTTCCGGGAGAGAACGTCCACATCCTGGAGCAGCTGTCGATCGCCGGCGGATCGATGGACGGGGCCGTCGCCCCCACCTCCGAGGGCGGGTACGTCACCCGGGGCGGCCGGATGTTCGAGGAAGAGCACTACGTGTGCCTGTGGAACCTCCTGGAGACGATCCCGACCCTGGACGACCCGGCGATCTCGGTACGGCAGGAGATGCTCGCCTTCAACATCGAGCACCCCACGAACGCCAAGGCCCGGATCATCAACGGCGACCGCACCGTCGCCGACGCCTCCCGGCTCGGCCTGGACATCCGCGACCGCGCCGACATGACCCGGCTGCTCGCGCTGCCCGAACGGGTCATCGGCGCCCGCCGCATCGACGACTTCTTCCAGCCGCACTTCTTCACCACCAACTTCTGGTGCATGTGGCGCACGACCTTCGCCTTCCAGACCTGGCACTCGGCGATCGAGCTGAAGCGGTACTTCCTCGCCTTCGTACAGGAGTTCGACCGCATCCACACCCTGTCCGGAGTGCGGCGCAGCAAGTACAACCAGTACGACTCCGTCATCCGCCCGATCCAGGACTGGCTCACCGCCCAGGGCGTCCACACCGATTTCGGAGTGACCGTCGCCGACGTCGAGTTCTCCGATCCCGCCGCGCGCCGGATCTCCCGGCTGTACCTGGAGCGGGACGGTGCCGCAGCCGGGACGATCGAACTGGGCAAGGACGACTACGCGTTCCTGACCATCGGCTCCATGACCGCAGACACCACCTACGGTGACCGCACCACCGTCCCCGAGCTGATCCGCGACAAGCGGGACGGCTCCTGGCGGCTGTGGGAGTCGATCGCCAAGAAGGCTCCGGACTTCGGACGCCCGACCGCCTTCTGCGGCAACATCGACGAGACGAAGTGGGAATCCTTCACCCTCACCATGACCGGCCGCACCCTCCTGGACCGCATCCAGGAGTACACCGGCAACGTGCCCGGCGAGGGCGCCCTGATGACCTGGAAGGACTCGCGCTGGCTGCTCTCCGTCGTGGTCCCGGCCCAGCCGCACTTCCGCGACCAGCAGGAGAACACGTACACCCTGTGGGGATACTCGTTGTTCGGCGACGTCCCCGGCGACCACGTGCCGAAGAAGATGGACGACTGCACCGGCGCCGAGATCCTCGACGAGCTCCTCGGCCACCTCGGCTTCGACGACATCGCCGACGAGGTACGCGCCACCACCAAGGTCACCACCGTCCAGATGCCCTACATCGACGCCCAGTTCCAGCGCCGCGTCGTGGCCGACCGCCCCCTCGTCGTCCCGGACGGCGCCGAGAACTTCGCCTTCCTCGGCCAGTTCGTCGAGATCCCCGAGGACGTCGTCTTCACCGTCGAGTACTCCGTCCGCGCGGCCATGATCGCCGTCTACCACCACTTCGGCGTCGACAAGCAGATCCCGCCGATGTACCACGGCCTGGCCGACCCGAGGATCGCCTGGTCCGCGCTGAGGACCGCCTTCGCCTGATGAGGACGGGGGAATTGCCGTTGCCATGGCTTGAAGCCAACGTACGCCGACATGGAATCCGTTCGGAGACTCACGTTCGTCGTTTTCAGCTCGATGCCCGGTGAGAAGGGCCCGGATGAACAGCGAGATCGAGCCCGCCCGGCAGAGCGGTCCGCAGCCGGGTCCCGATGCCGGTACATGGAAGATGGCAGCGGAGATGTACCGCAACCGGTATTTTTCGTCGCGGTCGGTCCGCGCGCCCACGAGGACTGGCTGCCCGACGTGGCCGGCTCAGAACGGGCCGCGGTGTCGCTGCGAAGCGTCGCACGGGGCTGTGGGATCGGCCGTCGAAAAGCGTGGGGCTCGGGGAAGGCGTCACTGGCGGGACCAGGACGAAAACGCAGTCCCAGGTCGCTGGCCAGGGGCTTGGAACTGCTCGGTGTCGGGCCCGTTGGACGGCCGGCGCGTGGGGTGGGGTGCCCGGTCGGCACCCCACCTCATGCATCAGGCGTGGGTGCCGGCCTTGCGACGGCGTACGAGGAACACCGCGCCTGCGCCGATCGCCACGGCCGTGCCGCTCGCGAGGGCAAGCTGCGGCATCGCGGAGGACGAGCCCGTGGCGGCGAGGCTGCCGTTCACCGGACGGGACGCGCTGGTCTGTGTCTTGACGTCCGAGGTGTTCGGCTTGGTGGTGCCGGGCTTGGCGTCGTCGACCTTGCCGGGCTTGCTGCCCGCGGCGGCGATCAGGAACTCGTAGCCTTCGAGGTCCGGGTTTCCGCCGCAGGTGCCGTTGTCGTTGAAGTAGTCACCGGCGACGAAGGTGACGCCGTTGCCTGCGGGGGCCGAGGCGTCGATCTTGAGGCGCATCTTGATGTCGGCGTGGGCACCGGCCTTCAGCGGGCTGATGGCGTCCATGTAGTGCTTGTTGTCGACGGTCTTCCACTTCGAGGACGAGGCGGAGGACCACTGCAGGTGCACCAGGTCATCGATGCTCTTGAGCCCGCTCCGGTCGGTCGCGTGGACGTAGGCGAACGGAAGCACCTCGTCCATCGTCTTGTCGGTGCCGTTGGTCACCCGGAGGTTGAAGTCGACCTTCGTACCGGCGACGACGGTGGACGGCAGACCCGTGACGACCGTGGTGAGCCTGGCCTCCGGGACGCAGTCCTCACCGTCCTCGCCACCCTCCTCCTTCGCCTTGGCCAGCGCCTCGTCGGCGGCGGTCTTGTCGGCGAGG
Coding sequences within it:
- a CDS encoding SMP-30/gluconolactonase/LRE family protein; this translates as MTSERPLLYEALDDRFRTGRCMNGDAGLEVLYTGCRWAEGPLYVPAWRQLVWSDIPNDRMLRWDEETGAVGVFRRSAGHTNGNTLDREGRLVTCEQGNRRVTRTEHDGTITVLASHWQGRRLNSPNDATVKSDGSIWFSDPDFGITSDYEGHRAESEIGSNNVYRIDPSTGEVRLVADCFGAPNGLVFSADEQRLFVSDTRAGLIRVFDVRDDGTLSDGEIFAVAKARPAARFDNLRFDDDGRLWAAALNDGVHCYDPDGTLIGRLDIPEAVANISWGGAKRNRLFITAETSLYSVVMSVTGTHPTGPGQRPWPPSAG
- a CDS encoding TetR/AcrR family transcriptional regulator, giving the protein MPKRVDHEERRGQIAEALVRVAGRRGLHAVGMRDVAAEAGVSLRLVQYYFGTKEKLLLYGLQHLTDRFTARVGARLQAGGTAPGPRATAEALLLTSLPTDEEGRTFHLLYSSYAILSVTDEALAAQPFIANPDAAEDALTGLLRQAQEAGLADPGVDARTEAIGLLAMAAGMGTSILVGQRPAESAAEVLRHHLDRIFTPPTPA
- a CDS encoding alpha/beta fold hydrolase → MPENTTRVRRDIGRYANDTLRDRYFAACDAVYALGAPARSETDVETAFGTTHVYRYGSTDPAAESRTPVVLIHGSGGCSAQWYPNTRALAAERPVYALDTPGDPGRSVHREPMWQPERAAQWMDEALDALGLDRIHLVGSSYGGWLVINQAHLRPGRLASVTALDPGGLEKVGLRFFVWIFASLFATSAPKALRPRLAAWLEQPVLIVPELRAMIRSGVRAFRIRRPAPLPLSDDQLATIRTPFHLIMGKRSLLVHPKRQLERVPRLIPGARAEIIAATGHGPQIDHPDLINDRMLDFMKDTDA
- a CDS encoding restriction endonuclease — encoded protein: MRRRPRKRGKSGQRADGRLIGALVAVVLVVALVDWLLAHWWVLIVVAALAVAAGGVWLRRKQQRMLWEAVRARGLRFGLSQLDALHHTRFEDAVRDLMCRDGCRDAVRVGGGGDLGADVKATDPYGRLWVIQCKHRRDGLAGSAVGTPDFQVLNGTARQVHGADVAVIVTNGRVTAPAVAFAEQQRLHVVDRHTLAAWASGSRPLWELLRAVPPPRRPTA
- a CDS encoding phosphatase PAP2 family protein, whose protein sequence is MAGVVTLGFLIALEIAAHHYGLPGPLASQAKEVVVAPKSGPLLYAGMALMMLVLTWRERFIALGAAIGIDVVFWVVRWLADAEVTDGHPFGNGALWVILGCAVIAVTRRTGSERVLLLKGVGLGLLLVAGRKTGDTWLLITSKTRPEVLDQYVATADHALGNPSWLVGRLVTATGPIGFNLLDIVYGQLAVAAVLVTLYQLRNVANERRFPGHHLVRSFLVIGLLGPAFYMIFPVVGPLYAYGTGTEHWTSVSLWWSQSPPTGQWAVANLWPETLPPVSAPHHMPFDGITPRNCMPSLHTAWATAIFIHSRKGPRFLRYAGTFWLIATLTATLGFGYHYGADLLAGVVFTLTIEAALRTFDRGWDRSGLRVVAYGATVFAALLVSYRYLPLEMAKHPWLAGPLLVLAMVSVIYVYVRTVARWEPRTAPTRQPESQPEPA
- a CDS encoding oleate hydratase, producing the protein MPVSKNSKVHLVGGGVASLAAAAFLVRDAGVPGENVHILEQLSIAGGSMDGAVAPTSEGGYVTRGGRMFEEEHYVCLWNLLETIPTLDDPAISVRQEMLAFNIEHPTNAKARIINGDRTVADASRLGLDIRDRADMTRLLALPERVIGARRIDDFFQPHFFTTNFWCMWRTTFAFQTWHSAIELKRYFLAFVQEFDRIHTLSGVRRSKYNQYDSVIRPIQDWLTAQGVHTDFGVTVADVEFSDPAARRISRLYLERDGAAAGTIELGKDDYAFLTIGSMTADTTYGDRTTVPELIRDKRDGSWRLWESIAKKAPDFGRPTAFCGNIDETKWESFTLTMTGRTLLDRIQEYTGNVPGEGALMTWKDSRWLLSVVVPAQPHFRDQQENTYTLWGYSLFGDVPGDHVPKKMDDCTGAEILDELLGHLGFDDIADEVRATTKVTTVQMPYIDAQFQRRVVADRPLVVPDGAENFAFLGQFVEIPEDVVFTVEYSVRAAMIAVYHHFGVDKQIPPMYHGLADPRIAWSALRTAFA
- a CDS encoding LAETG motif-containing sortase-dependent surface protein, whose translation is MKIRPILATAVAAAVTMPALLLSVTPAFADEKPAAQTQDKTQDKPSIAELEKAAAAAKAAYDDAVKAESAAEAALEAILSDTNPLAVAAKAAEAAAADAAAAKADADQAVIDAQAVVDALPETATEEEKAAAATKLTEAKADAETAKETKAAADAAVVEALDARDDERVAAVRKLDQAQKATKAALADKTAADEALAKAKEEGGEDGEDCVPEARLTTVVTGLPSTVVAGTKVDFNLRVTNGTDKTMDEVLPFAYVHATDRSGLKSIDDLVHLQWSSASSSKWKTVDNKHYMDAISPLKAGAHADIKMRLKIDASAPAGNGVTFVAGDYFNDNGTCGGNPDLEGYEFLIAAAGSKPGKVDDAKPGTTKPNTSDVKTQTSASRPVNGSLAATGSSSAMPQLALASGTAVAIGAGAVFLVRRRKAGTHA